The genomic interval GGGCCATTTGGCCTCATCTCTCACGCCCCGTGGCACTTCTTGAATTTTTTCCCGCTGCCGCAGGGGCAGGGATCGTTGCGACCGGTCTTGTCTGCCTGGCTTTGGGCCGGTTGCGGCGTT from Fimbriimonadaceae bacterium carries:
- a CDS encoding SEC-C domain-containing protein, whose product is TPQPAQSQADKTGRNDPCPCGSGKKFKKCHGA